A region from the Fusarium graminearum PH-1 chromosome 4, whole genome shotgun sequence genome encodes:
- a CDS encoding 3-methyl-2-oxobutanoate hydroxymethyltransferase, which produces MSSLINPTMRSCTSFLSRMPVSSYRPAIRSLGSSVRPLIIRGVAQSRYSSHSPMGAPPAAQRKKVTVGTLRSMHRKGDPITVMTAHDFPSGHVADHAGMDIILVGDSLAMVALGMEDTSEVIMEEMLLHCRSVARATKSAFTVGDLPMGTYEISPDQALATAIRFIKEGRVQGVKLEGGKEMAPTIKKITTAGIPVLGHIGLTPQRQNALGGFRVQGKTSSGAMSILEDALALQEAGCFAMVVEAVPAEVAALITEKLSVPTIGIGAGNGTSGQVLVQVDMIGNFPPGRFLPKFVKKYGDVWGESLRAIEAYRDDVKSRQYPGPEHTYPISAEELESFTKAVKDS; this is translated from the exons ATGTCATCCCTTATCAATCCTACCATGAGGTCTTGCACCTCTTTCCTATCCCGGATGCCCGTGTCGTCCTATCGGCCGGCGATCCGGTCCCTCGGCAGCTCCGTTCGGCCCCTCATCATCCGAGGTGTGGCGCAGTCCCGGTATAGTTCACACTCTCCCATGGGTGCGCCTCCGGCTGCCCAGCGCAAGAAGGTCACTGTCGGAACCCTTCGCTCCATGCACCGCAAGGGTGATCCCATCACTGTCATGACAGCTCATGATTTCCCCAGTGGTCATGTTGCCGATCATGCAGGCATGGACATCATTCTTGTCGGTGATAGTCTTGCCATGGTTGCCCTTGGTATGGAAGACACAAGTGAAGTTATCATGGAGGAGATGCTGCTGCACTGCCGGTCGGTTGCGAGAGCCACTAAATCCGCTTTCACT GTCGGCGACCTGCCCATGGGTACATATGAGATAAGCCCTGACCAGGCTCTTGCGACTGCCATCCGTTTTATCAAGGAAGGTCGTGTTCAAGGTGTCAAGCTTGAGGGTGGAAAGGAGATGGCTCCCACCATCAAGAAAATCACCACTGCTGGTATTCCCGTTCTTGGCCATATCGGTTTGACCCCTCAGCGACAGAACGCTCTTGGTGGCTTCCGCGTCCAGGGCAAGACAAGTAGCGGTGCTATGAGCATCCTCGAGGATGCCCTtgctcttcaagaagctggctgCTTTGCTatggttgttgaagctgttcCTGCCGAGGTGGCCGCGCTCATCACCGAGAAGCTCTCTGTTCCCACGATCGGTATTGGTGCTGGTAACGGTACCTCTGGTCAAGTCCTTGTGCAGGTCGACATGATTGGAAACTTCCCTCCTGGAAGATTCCTCCCCAAGTTTGTCAAGAAGTACGGTGATGTCTGGGGCGAGAGTTTGAGAGCCATCGAGGCGTATCGCGACGATGTCAAATCCCGTCAGTACCCTGGCCCCGAGCACACGTACCCAATTTCAGCAGAGGAACTCGAGAGTTTTACCAAGGCGGTAAAGGATTCGTAA